A genomic region of Zygotorulaspora mrakii chromosome 7, complete sequence contains the following coding sequences:
- the FAR11 gene encoding Far11p (similar to Saccharomyces cerevisiae FAR11 (YNL127W); ancestral locus Anc_2.143): MSDERQRETPLRSVSLENLRPKSGTRKKLKFIDDTVTKHHKSRSFGRNDNEDEILKDLNEMLRTKLRIDTTIEGQLRKLPSTPSADQESFIKRSGIDGNVITVAYDDPSREDQSDEDENISDSSDQEETNGLDENANEDDDDFTNVDEIDGPISAKQKEVANGKLHSMPEVDYNLPVDSDLQEDLDRRAAEIEKSSKFEPVSLPRVEWNLQSFYSLMNDIPLWFCSSNFSYFPFAKDYFDRSVQYPIQFLNDSSYAEKIIAELIENVVQGDLSCLSALCYISMGTFGMVDTNEIQLENIRRNNLLLCRKLKELIAAFQKIAIHCRDDNSNLKYQTTMLFYSSTIIFFLVNVCIEQRVERKEQVLKVIDIIDESHLLQFLTRYIEHWRWNSRLSMRIRNIITLLFKLLILQFGDKNEYKTTKSYLFKFHELKHQHDKNSKRCTISPLHYEAFREDITARFPDYDSPAVILPTDGDNSNSLSQFLEITRSKVKNPINLTLAVPEQHIATPAPSPPQSPSINHMSDYSRSRKSFQTNMAYPCLYPSDDEDSDTFLAEKASCFDNDAKRKASKNTCTDVPFSIQEATKILSENLELKLSVKQLWHERKLFMMTERGWQHDHSQDPFNYLRMENTDEIEAIDIMKRVDSFYKDCLSGLNSLVFVLLQTIESNLSNVDYKKTDFDENNPIDAIMPRLEITRTKEISMESSTGILFLLLKWFKLNHVLKFEHFAVLLNDSKYVHICSTLLSKYSDHYTDKVFNETAASNCSFWRHCSLYKEAYTISFSQVDESKLSNEYNVTFLSSIAYLLKVLRKIIGNKTERLKELPLTIGVLFKKYYRVFNLDVYRPILRIIKELTPFKNKRWKSEHMELISGVFLYERLELIDNWVTGKDISGELSDACGQEIALRALLQFYNFSHYESSMEDLGYCEKSKPNLSLLNKEAEYLGI, encoded by the coding sequence ATGAGCGACGAAAGACAACGTGAAACTCCTTTAAGGTCGGTTTCTTTAGAGAATTTGAGACCAAAATCAGGTACCCGAAAGAAACTTAAGTTCATCGATGATACGGTTACGAAGCACCACAAATCACGTTCATTTGGCAGGAACGATAATGAGGacgaaattttgaaagacttGAATGAAATGCTTCGAACGAAACTACGTATTGACACAACGATTGAAGGCCAATTGAGGAAATTACCTAGTACACCATCAGCGGATCAGGAGAGCTTTATAAAAAGATCAGGAATTGATGGCAATGTCATAACAGTCGCATACGACGATCCTTCCAGGGAAGATCAGTCAGATGAGGACGAGAACATTAGTGATTCATCAGATCAGGAGGAAACAAATGGACTGGatgaaaatgcaaatgAGGATGACGACGACTTCACCAATGTCGACGAAATAGATGGACCCATTTCCGCAAAACAGAAGGAAGTAGCAAACGGAAAACTGCACTCGATGCCTGAAGTTGATTACAACTTACCAGTAGACTCGGATCTTCAGGAGGATTTAGATAGGAGAGCAGCAGAGATTGAAAAGTCATCAAAGTTCGAGCCTGTATCACTCCCAAGAGTAGAGTGGAACCTGCAGAGCTTTTACAGCTTAATGAACGACATACCACTCTGGTTTTGttcttcgaatttttcCTACTTCCCATTTGCCAAGGACTATTTCGATCGATCGGTTCAGTATccaattcaatttcttaACGATTCTAGTTACGCAGAAAAAATTATAGCAGAGCTGATAGAAAATGTAGTGCAAGGAGATCTTTCGTGCCTGTCAGCATTATGTTATATATCGATGGGTACATTCGGTATGGTGGACACTAACGAAATTCAACTTGAGAATATTAGAAGAAATAATCTACTATTGTGCAGAAAGTTGAAGGAGCTCATAGCCgctttccaaaaaattgcTATCCATTGCCGAGATGATAATAGTaacttgaaatatcaaacaACGATGCTCTTTTATTCAAGtacaatcattttttttcttgtcaaCGTTTGCATCGAACAAAGGGTCGAAAGAAAGGAACAAGTTCTCAAAGTGATTGATATTATCGATGAATCGCatcttttgcaatttttaaCTCGTTATATCGAACATTGGAGATGGAATAGTCGTCTTTCCATGAGAATACGAAATATCATTACATTGTTATTCAAATTGCTTATCCTTCAATTTGGAGATAAAAATGAGTATAAAACCACAAAAAGTTATTTGTTTAAATTCCATGAGCTAAAGCATCAGCACGATAAGAATTCTAAAAGATGCACCATCTCTCCTTTGCATTATGAAGCATTTAGAGAAGATATCACTGCACGTTTCCCTGATTATGATTCACCGGCTGTGATCTTGCCGACAGATGGTGACAATTCAAACTCTTTATCACAGTTTTTAGAGATCACAAGATCAAAAGTTAAGAACCCTATCAACTTAACCCTAGCGGTTCCAGAGCAGCATATAGCAACCCCGGCACCTTCGCCTCCTCAATCACCAAGCATAAATCACATGAGCGATTACTCAAGATCCCGAAAGTCCTTTCAGACCAATATGGCATATCCATGCCTTTACCCCTcggatgatgaagatagCGATACTTTTCTAGCAGAGAAGGCATCTTGCTTTGACAATGATGCTAAAAGAAAGGCTAGTAAAAATACATGTACAGATGTACCCTTCAGCATACAGGAAGCAACCAAAATTTTGTCGGAAAATTTAGAACTTAAACTAAGCGTCAAGCAATTATGGCATGAACGTAAATTATTCATGATGACAGAAAGAGGATGGCAGCACGACCATTCACAAGATCCTTTCAATTATTTGAGAATGGAAAACACGGATGAAATAGAGGCTATTGAcataatgaaaagagtggaTTCATTTTACAAAGATTGTCTATCCGGTTTAAATTCTCTTGTTTTCGTTCTACTGCAAACTATTGAGTCCAACCTAAGCAACGTTGACTATAAAAAGACAGATTTCGACGAAAATAATCCGATAGATGCGATAATGCCTCGTCTAGAAATAACGAGAACCAAAGAAATATCAATGGAGTCCTCTACCGGCatattatttcttttactGAAATGGTTTAAGTTGAACCATGTTTTGAAGTTTGAACATTTTGCCGTACTTCtcaatgattcaaaatacGTCCACATTTGCTCTACACTACTGAGCAAATACTCAGACCATTACACAGATAAAGTTTTTAATGAAACAGCGGCGTCCAATTGCTCCTTTTGGAGACACTGCTCGCTATACAAAGAGGCTTACACCATATCTTTTTCGCAAGTTGACGAGTCGAAGCTTTCTAATGAATATAATGTCACATTTCTATCGTCAATTGCTTATCTCCTCAAagttttgagaaaaatcattggAAATAAAACTGAACGCTTGAAAGAGCTACCATTGACTATCGGAGTCCTATTCAAAAAGTATTACAGAGTGTTCAACCTAGATGTGTATCGGCCAATACTAAGAATTATTAAAGAGTTGACTCCCTTTAAGAATAAAAGATGGAAATCGGAACATATGGAGCTGATATCTGGTGTTTTCCTGTACGAAAGGCTCGAATTAATTGATAATTGGGTTACGGGTAAAGATATTTCTGGAGAATTAAGTGACGCATGCGGTCAAGAAATAGCTCTGAGAGCCTTATTGCAGTTTTATAATTTCTCTCATTATGAGTCGTCCATGGAGGATCTCGGTTATTGTGAGAAATCCAAGCCTAATCTTTCCCTTTTAAATAAAGAAGCAGAGTATTTAGGAATATAA
- the SPC98 gene encoding Spc98p (similar to Saccharomyces cerevisiae SPC98 (YNL126W); ancestral locus Anc_2.144), producing the protein MDLEIALFPVVEGLAPHALADKSISLLCRQLALVLQLPTRSIEQIRSVIDSYKIQISYSTDNMLRWQKLLNLLQLLVGIEGSDEMIKYLSAFQSVLVNNSPVRLPTNINLQNASESNMGGFAVQDRLLSPLRPPSLQAESFENLDKFSDVRSMISSNRNYGVLGGHGSVSLEALTEPYYSKTMTEDEVLKFVPYTLLATTSDLFPLEWNDIKVPFNVPNSDSELLHIIFEAGLLNQQLKRIVEQNRNSDISPMKKALIVQIDKELRNYIGFVNELSSSGKLKSLKATYFELYDHLLSLRFYFNFTKSFSTESGDSFLSKSSKLQSHGNLLIVRLSGDVFQTLLSLYFEYMVNWLNMGEIETTCGEFFIENTNAENSPIPFDIRTSKVPDFLPIRVAKEIFIIGKTYIFLANYCKELEWTNNISKKYTNLYRALDTKEITDGFFNIIHNHYREIVNYSHKIILQKFYYSNVVVTLKNILLMGKGDLIDALIKRASEVLMTPSNLLPSHRLTRYLQEAVKHSSLRNMLNRVDENHIINGLDARVLNLGHGSVGWDIFTLDYIVDPPLSIVLNVNRQGGKKEFLRMFNFLWKFKKNDYFYDVEWQKSNQLIRDFKRLSNYRPLVRDILTKLSKINILRSQLNHFSLKLESYCFKCIIDESFQKFEKKIMISDETRRNNRIPTVKLKSGLIMFDGLMKPKQAFLDNISGNFVNCERKQECSLNIDELEKLHNQYLDSMLSHKLIASNTDKKIGYFSGQPYPTSLILLLDQVFEFVTHNAALNDVAHEILIQLNLQSSQQQLNSLLSRFNSVLINIASQYKNFKENAYIFIKDLRSDGDENLGSLSRILR; encoded by the coding sequence ATGGATTTAGAGATTGCCCTTTTCCCGGTTGTTGAAGGACTGGCTCCACATGCCCTTGCAGATAAGTCAATCAGCCTGCTATGCCGACAATTAGCTTTAGTCCTGCAATTGCCAACTAGATCAATAGAGCAGATAAGATCGGTGATAGACTCGTATAAAATACAAATTTCCTATAGTACAGATAATATGTTAAGGTGGCAAAAACTACTCAACTTGTTACAGCTTTTGGTAGGCATTGAAGGATCTGATGAGATGATCAAATATTTATCTGCATTTCAATCTGTGTTGGTAAATAATTCACCAGTACGACTTCCCACAAACatcaatcttcaaaatgcGTCTGAATCAAACATGGGTGGATTTGCAGTTCAAGATAGGCTTCTGAGCCCACTAAGGCCACCAAGTCTTCAAGCAGAATCTTTCGAAAATCTTGATAAGTTTTCTGACGTGAGATCAATGATTTCATCAAACAGAAATTATGGAGTACTCGGTGGACATGGCTCAGTCAGCTTGGAGGCATTAACAGAACCTTACTACTCGAAGACAATGACAGAAGATGAAGTTCTAAAGTTTGTGCCGTACACGTTATTGGCAACGACGTCCGATTTATTTCCTTTAGAATGGAACGACATAAAAGTCCCTTTCAACGTTCCTAACTCAGACAGTGAGCTGCTGCATATCATATTTGAAGCTGGCTTACTTAATCAGCAACTCAAGAGAATagttgaacaaaatagaaATAGCGATATATCGCCTATGAAAAAGGCTCTCATAGTGCAAATCGATAAAGAGCTTAGGAATTATATTGGATTTGTGAATGAGTTATCATCCTCGGGCAAACTGAAAAGTTTAAAAGCgacatattttgaattgtACGATCATCTGCTCTCTTTGAGATTCTATTttaattttacaaaatctTTTAGTACCGAATCCGGAGACTCATTCCTCTCAAAATCCAGTAAACTGCAGTCTCATGGTAACTTGCTCATTGTAAGACTATCCGGGGACGTCTTCCAAACTCTTTTATCACTATATTTTGAGTATATGGTTAACTGGTTAAATATGGGCGAAATAGAAACAACGTGTggtgaatttttcatagAGAATACTAATGCTGAAAATAGTCCAATACCTTTCGATATTCGCACGTCCAAAGTTCCTGATTTTTTACCAATTAGGGTGGCTAAAGAGATCTTCATCATTGGAAAAACTTACATCTTCTTAGCAAATTATTGTAAAGAGCTGGAATGGACAAATAATATTTCCAAGAAGTACACTAACCTTTACAGAGCTTTAGATACCAAGGAAATTACAGATGGCTTCTTCAACATAATTCATAACCACTATCGCGAGATTGTGAACTATAGCCATAaaataattcttcaaaagttttattACAGTAACGTAGTAGTCACATTAAAGAATATCCTGCTTATGGGAAAGGGTGATTTGATAGACGCTCTTATTAAACGAGCCAGTGAAGTATTAATGACGCCCTCTAACTTACTTCCAAGCCATCGATTGACGCGATATTTACAGGAAGCGGTAAAACACTCTTCTCTCCGAAACATGTTAAATCGTGTAGACGAAAACCATATAATTAATGGGCTAGATGCAAGAGTGCTCAATTTAGGTCACGGGTCAGTAGGCTGGGATATTTTTACATTAGATTACATCGTGGATCCACCATTATCAATTGTCCTAAACGTAAATCGCCAAGGGGGcaagaaagaatttttgaggatgtttaattttttgtggaaatttaaaaagaatgatTACTTTTATGATGTAGAGTGGCAAAAGTCGAATCAGTTAATCAgagatttcaaaagattatCCAATTACAGACCCTTGGTCAGAGACATTTTGACTAAATTATCCAAAATTAATATTCTGCGATCACAGCTGAATCATTTTAGTTTGAAACTGGAATCCTACTGCTTCAAATGTATAATTGATGagagttttcaaaaatttgagaaaaaaataatgatatcTGATGAAACTCGTAGAAATAATAGAATACCGACCGTGAAACTCAAAAGTGGCCTCATCATGTTTGATGGCTTGATGAAGCCCAAGCAAGCTTTTTTGGATAATATTAGTGGTAATTTTGTTAACTGTGAGCGAAAGCAGGAGTGTTCACTCAATATAGATGAGCTTGAAAAACTACACAATCAATATCTTGATTCTATGCTATCTCATAAGCTGATTGCATCAAACACagacaaaaaaattggctACTTTTCTGGTCAACCTTATCCAACATCACTTATTCTACTATTAgatcaagtttttgaatttgttaCGCATAACGCAGCACTGAACGATGTTGCCCATGAGATTCTAATACAATTGAATCTGCAAAGTTCACAACAGCAGCTAAACAGTTTATTGTCGCGATTCAATTCAGTGTTAATAAATATCGCATCACAGtataaaaatttcaaggaAAACGCATATATATTCATCAAGGATTTGAGGTCtgatggtgatgaaaaCCTAGGTAGCTTAAGCAGAATTCTGAGATAA
- the ESBP6 gene encoding Esbp6p (similar to Saccharomyces cerevisiae ESBP6 (YNL125C); ancestral locus Anc_2.145), with translation MVKSSGLAGGQEDVRSGIENGSDADYSSGSSVVSSSTGASSTSGSVATVPRPLHRGSLSMATGLGAVDSAGSSISSMTGSRMRRRSRRQSAISEVSNSNQSMALSLTRTVTKIIKAVQDDNRQSAQEKNDLNKVLESRFDVGDALQLEENKTESVGAAKASEPFAETGKRKGKDKLGVAIDHDVERLPYKGEAGEEEEENEDVREEDDDADHATIKKVFTNKSTGAVDLPPDGGYGWVVTFCVSLIMFSTWGCNSGFGVFLAFYLNANYYPGGSKYDYALIAGMTVAFGQGLSPFVMSVMRIIGFKPTMIMGAALMLAGFLLASFSTQLWQLYLTQGFLYGVSISFIFVPATTVLPGWFLKKRAVALGLSLLGTGAGGVTYGLAANRMIQEYGNPRWAYRILGISCTISVLFSVALIKQRKPISRVGFKSIHLMIFQFKQMFALSVVKNPFVPLIALWFMCALFGYTLMIFTLSSYAVARGMSQHQGSILTAVLNGAQSVGRPLMGLAGDQFGRANVTIVLTSALSIMMFAFWIPIHTFVQMLMFAICVGSCVGVANVMSTVLIADLVLPDQFLASWSFVNYFGAPFLLISELVAQALTVETDVENPYLHTQCFAGACFSGALILILILRELAVKKKLLDRQNATRRKIEEWKLDPTSVLDDDWEPLMERREKYDILLGPGLKRYFLRMAYPMKV, from the coding sequence atggtgAAGTCGTCTGGTTTGGCCGGTGGCCAAGAGGATGTGAGATCGGGGATCGAAAATGGGTCAGACGCGGATTATAGCAGTGGGTCCAGTGTAGTGAGCAGTTCCACTGGAGCGAGCAGTACCAGCGGCAGTGTTGCCACGGTGCCACGGCCCTTGCACAGGGGCAGTCTAAGTATGGCAACGGGGCTTGGCGCAGTGGACAGTGCGGGCAGTTCTATTTCCAGCATGACTGGAAGTCGGATGAGAAGAAGGTCAAGACGACAGAGTGCGATCTCGGAGGTTTCGAACAGCAATCAGTCGATGGCACTCTCCTTGACAAGGACCGTTACTAAGATCATTAAAGCAGTCCAGGATGACAATAGGCAGTCGGCTCAGGAAAAGAACGATCTGAACAAGGTGCTGGAGTCGAGGTTTGATGTTGGAGATGCATTGCAGCTTGAAGAGAACAAAACTGAATCCGTAGGGGCAGCGAAGGCATCCGAGCCATTCGCTGAGACGGGAAAAAGGAAAGGCAAGGATAAATTAGGTGTGGCCATCGACCATGATGTGGAGCGTTTGCCGTACAAGGGTGAGGCTggcgaagaagaagaagaaaacgaGGATGTTCGGGAGGAGGACGATGATGCAGATCACGCCACAATCAAGAAAGTGTTTACCAACAAGTCTACTGGAGCGGTCGATTTGCCGCCCGATGGTGGTTATGGTTGGGTTGTTACATTCTGTGTATCGCTAATCATGTTTTCGACGTGGGGATGTAATTCCGGGTTTGGTGTGTTCTTGGCATTTTATTTAAATGCGAATTATTATCCGGGTGGCTCAAAATATGACTATGCTCTTATTGCGGGGATGACTGTTGCATTTGGGCAGGGATTGTCTCCATTTGTGATGTCTGTAATGAGAATTATTGGATTTAAACCAACAATGATTATGGGAGCTGCTCTTATGCTCGCAGGATTTTTGCTAGCGTCATTTTCTACTCAGCTGTGGCAACTTTATTTGACACAAGGTTTTCTATATGGTGTTTCGAtatctttcatatttgtTCCAGCAACCACTGTTTTGCCGGGAtggtttttgaaaaaaagggCAGTTGCGCTAGGTCTCTCGCTACTTGGTACAGGTGCTGGTGGTGTTACGTATGGTTTAGCCGCGAATAGGATGATTCAAGAATATGGAAATCCAAGGTGGGCTTATCGTATTTTAGGAATTAGTTGCACAATTTCAGTATTGTTTTCTGTTGCACTCATCAAGCAACGTAAGCCTATTTCAAGAGTCGGGTTTAAATCTATAcatttgatgatttttcaattcaagCAAATGTTTGCATTAAGCGTTGTGAAAAATCCATTCGTGCCACTTATTGCTCTATGGTTTATGTGTGCACTATTTGGGTATACTCTCATGATTTTCACCTTATCTTCTTATGCTGTTGCGCGAGGTATGTCGCAACATCAAGGCTCTATTTTAACTGCCGTGTTGAATGGGGCACAAAGTGTTGGAAGGCCATTGATGGGACTCGCGGGGGATCAATTTGGTAGAGCTAATGTAACAATCGTGTTAACCTCTGCTCTATCTATAATGATGTTTGCATTTTGGATACCTATACATACATTTGTTCAGATGCTGATGTTCGCAATATGTGTGGGTTCGTGTGTAGGTGTTGCAAATGTTATGAGCACAGTACTTATAGCTGATTTAGTCTTGCCTGATCAGTTTTTGGCTTCCTGGTCGTTTGTCAACTATTTCGGAGCACCGTTCCTCCTAATATCTGAGTTGGTTGCTCAAGCTTTGACGGTTGAAACAGATGTGGAGAATCCTTACTTACATACTCAGTGTTTTGCAGGGGCGTGCTTTTCCGGTGCActaattttgattttgatattACGGGAACTAGCtgttaaaaaaaagctgTTAGATCGTCAAAACGCCACAAGACGCAAAATAGAAGAGTGGAAACTAGATCCAACTTCTGTCTTAGATGATGATTGGGAGCCGCTTatggaaagaagagaaaagtaTGATATCCTGTTGGGTCCTGGATTGAAAAGGTATTTTCTGAGGATGGCATATCCGATGAAAGTATAG
- a CDS encoding Rab family GTPase (similar to Saccharomyces cerevisiae YPT53 (YNL093W) and VPS21 (YOR089C); ancestral locus Anc_2.196): protein MNSGITSIKLVLLGEAAVGKSSIVLRFVSNDFTENKEPTIGAAFLTQRVNIGEQTVKFEIWDTAGQERFASLAPMYYRNAQAALVVYDITKPQSFIKARHWVKELHEQASKGIIIALVGNKVDIVSSGGERKVAREEAEKLAEEEGLLFFETSAKTGENVNEVFLGIGEKIPLGRPDEQSGLQNGGVRITDDQRIDLASTGSGAVAASGCNC from the coding sequence ATGAATTCTGGAATAACGTCTATCAAGCTTGTGTTGCTGGGAGAAGCGGCGGTGGGAAAATCGTCTATCGTTTTAAGATTTGTATCAAATGACTTTACAGAGAATAAGGAACCCACTATAGGAGCAGCATTTCTCACGCAGAGGGTGAATATTGGCGAGCAGACGGTTAAATTTGAGATATGGGACACTGCGGGTCAGGAGAGGTTTGCCTCGCTAGCGCCCATGTATTACCGAAACGCTCAGGCCGCACTGGTGGTATACGATATCACGAAACCGCAGTCTTTCATCAAAGCGCGCCATTGGGTGAAGGAGCTGCACGAGCAGGCTAGCAAGGGAATCATTATTGCACTTGTCGGGAACAAGGTCGATATTGTCAGCAGTGGAGGTGAGAGGAAAGTTGCACGCGAAGAAGCAGAGAAGCTCGCTGAGGAAGAAGGGCTTCTGTTTTTCGAAACCAGTGCCAAAACTGGGGAGAATGTCAACGAGGTGTTTCTGGGGATTGGAGAGAAGATCCCACTTGGAAGGCCTGATGAACAGTCGGGACTGCAAAATGGCGGCGTCAGGATCACGGATGATCAGAGGATTGACCTGGCATCAACAGGATCTGGCGCTGTAGCAGCCAGCGGGTGTAATTGTTGA